The Gillisia sp. Hel_I_86 genome has a segment encoding these proteins:
- a CDS encoding TonB-dependent receptor domain-containing protein yields the protein MQTPSIKRSLFLLSFLFTGVIVAQDKPLGNETVIVVKPYTPSVNDAFKIKEIPVLGDSVSLEKKPIKYSIFSVPVASTFTPSKGRATKVEREKRIKLYDNYVTLGFGTYSNVLAEFYSNLEISKSDNFGVYLTHNSSQGGIEDVRLDDKYYDTELNLNYSSKNKNSNWNTELGLQHQLFNWYGLPEQRNFSNEVVYAIDPTQNYFSGSLGGELELYDSFLNKASAKYRYFGDSYDSAENNFKADGAFEVNIADELISTKVFADVLSGKFDQGYNDPNELKYSQMIFGITPSLLILRDDLTLNLGASFVYGLDTENSDNSFYIYPQVTASYRLAGEYFIPYAGLEGGLSQNTYYNFAQGNPFVSPTLNIAPTDKSYDAYVGAKGKLTNSIGYNLKGGYKSEINKALYLANLSNPSSTEDYAFGNSFGVVYDDLKTLSFDGEINVDVNRDFKLGVRGSFYSYNSDFQAEAWNLPEMKASVLMDYQITEKWFAGANLFYTGERKDREETIDGGGAIGTRTITLDGFTDLNLNVGYRFNDQLSIFAKGNNLLGDSYERWSNFPVQGIQVMAGATYKFDYK from the coding sequence ATGCAAACCCCTTCAATTAAAAGAAGCCTGTTTTTATTGTCATTTTTATTTACCGGTGTTATAGTAGCCCAGGATAAACCTTTGGGCAATGAAACGGTGATTGTTGTAAAGCCTTATACGCCTTCTGTGAACGATGCGTTTAAAATAAAGGAAATCCCGGTTTTGGGAGATTCTGTAAGCTTGGAAAAGAAACCTATAAAGTACAGTATCTTCTCTGTGCCTGTGGCTTCAACCTTCACACCTTCAAAAGGACGTGCAACCAAAGTAGAAAGAGAAAAAAGGATAAAATTGTACGATAATTATGTCACGCTTGGATTTGGTACCTATTCCAATGTGCTAGCTGAGTTCTATAGCAATTTAGAGATCAGTAAAAGTGATAATTTCGGGGTGTATCTCACCCATAATTCTTCACAAGGAGGGATTGAAGACGTGAGGTTGGACGATAAATATTACGACACAGAACTCAATTTAAATTATAGTTCTAAAAACAAGAATAGCAATTGGAATACCGAATTAGGATTGCAGCACCAATTGTTCAACTGGTATGGGCTACCCGAACAAAGAAATTTTTCAAATGAAGTTGTTTATGCAATAGATCCTACACAAAATTATTTTTCAGGAAGCCTTGGAGGAGAATTGGAGTTGTATGATTCTTTTTTGAACAAGGCATCGGCGAAATATAGGTATTTCGGGGATTCTTATGATTCTGCTGAAAACAACTTTAAAGCCGATGGCGCTTTTGAAGTGAACATTGCAGACGAACTAATAAGCACAAAAGTCTTTGCGGATGTATTGAGCGGAAAATTCGACCAAGGGTACAACGATCCAAATGAACTGAAATATTCACAAATGATCTTCGGGATTACACCAAGCTTATTGATCTTAAGGGATGATCTAACTTTAAATTTAGGAGCATCTTTCGTGTATGGATTGGATACAGAAAATAGCGATAATAGTTTTTATATCTATCCGCAAGTGACTGCTAGTTACCGATTGGCAGGAGAATACTTTATTCCATATGCCGGATTGGAAGGAGGTTTAAGCCAGAATACCTATTATAATTTCGCACAAGGAAATCCATTTGTTTCACCTACTTTAAACATAGCCCCAACAGATAAGTCCTATGATGCGTATGTGGGAGCAAAAGGTAAACTTACCAACAGTATTGGCTACAACTTAAAAGGAGGTTACAAATCTGAAATCAATAAGGCACTATATTTGGCGAATTTAAGCAATCCATCGAGCACCGAAGATTATGCCTTTGGAAATTCATTTGGGGTAGTTTACGATGACCTTAAAACACTTTCTTTTGATGGAGAGATCAATGTAGATGTAAATAGGGATTTTAAATTAGGGGTAAGAGGTTCGTTCTATAGTTATAATTCCGATTTTCAGGCAGAAGCTTGGAATTTACCAGAAATGAAGGCATCTGTTTTAATGGATTATCAGATTACCGAAAAGTGGTTTGCAGGAGCCAACTTGTTTTATACAGGAGAACGTAAGGATAGGGAGGAAACAATAGATGGAGGAGGCGCAATAGGAACAAGAACCATAACTTTGGATGGATTTACAGACCTTAATTTAAATGTAGGTTACAGGTTCAACGATCAGCTTTCTATTTTCGCGAAAGGGAATAATTTATTGGGGGATTCTTACGAACGCTGGTCCAATTTCCCGGTGCAAGGGATTCAGGTAATGGCGGGTGCAACCTATAAGTTTGATTATAAATAA
- a CDS encoding amidohydrolase, which translates to MLNKSPFLGMLLVLLISCNSEEKQQADLLVYNGNIYTVDSTFAITKAFAVRNGKFLESGSSEALLEKYDFKEKLDAEGKTILPGFIDAHAHFYRMGLQQQKVDLTGTKSFDEVVDRIVAFQKERNVAFITGRGWDQNDWERKEFPSKEKLDRLFPNTPVAVTRIDGHALLANQAALDKAGVTVNSSPEGGAIEIKKGKLTGILIDNPMSLVYDAIEEPSKKEQIQALLDAQKICFSYGLTTVVDAGIDKKTIQLMDSLQRAGSLETRIYAMVSNTKDNLDFYLDKEPIKTERLNVRSIKFYGDGALGSRGAALKEPYSDLEGHYGALLSPVADFKKTAKRIANSKFQMNTHAIGDSANSLVLQTYDELLKGKSDRRWRVEHAQVIDSADFKYFSKNIIPSVQPTHATSDMYWAEDRLGADRIKGAYAFKKLLDQAGIVALGTDFPVEEVNPFYTFYAATARKDLKNYPEEGYRMEQALSREEALKGMTIWAAYSNFEEDEKGSIEAGKFADFIILDKNIMEVKEGEIPNIKVLQTFVNGEKVY; encoded by the coding sequence ATGCTCAATAAATCACCCTTTTTAGGAATGCTCCTCGTTTTGCTGATTTCCTGTAATTCTGAAGAAAAACAACAAGCAGATCTTTTAGTTTATAACGGAAATATATATACCGTAGATTCCACTTTTGCTATTACCAAAGCCTTTGCTGTAAGAAATGGAAAATTTCTGGAATCAGGATCTTCTGAAGCACTTCTGGAAAAATACGATTTCAAAGAAAAATTGGATGCGGAAGGAAAAACCATTCTCCCTGGATTCATAGATGCGCACGCGCATTTTTATAGAATGGGTTTGCAACAACAAAAGGTGGATTTAACAGGAACCAAGAGTTTTGATGAAGTTGTGGATCGTATAGTTGCTTTTCAAAAAGAGCGAAATGTAGCTTTTATAACCGGTAGGGGATGGGATCAGAATGATTGGGAAAGAAAAGAATTTCCATCTAAAGAAAAATTAGATCGTTTATTTCCCAATACTCCTGTTGCTGTAACAAGAATAGATGGTCATGCCTTATTGGCAAACCAAGCGGCGTTGGATAAGGCAGGGGTTACAGTAAATAGCTCTCCGGAAGGTGGCGCAATTGAAATTAAGAAAGGAAAACTTACAGGGATTTTAATAGATAATCCCATGAGTCTTGTGTATGATGCTATAGAAGAACCTTCAAAAAAAGAGCAAATCCAGGCTTTACTGGATGCTCAAAAAATCTGTTTTAGTTATGGCTTAACCACGGTCGTTGATGCTGGAATAGATAAGAAAACAATTCAGCTGATGGATAGTTTACAAAGAGCCGGAAGTTTGGAGACCCGTATCTATGCAATGGTGAGCAATACGAAGGATAACCTCGATTTTTATTTGGATAAGGAGCCTATTAAAACAGAAAGGTTAAATGTGCGTTCTATAAAGTTTTATGGAGATGGTGCTTTGGGATCTAGGGGAGCAGCCTTAAAAGAACCATATTCAGATCTTGAAGGTCATTATGGGGCTTTGTTATCTCCGGTAGCAGATTTTAAGAAAACGGCTAAAAGAATAGCCAATTCCAAGTTTCAAATGAACACACATGCCATTGGGGATTCAGCTAATAGCCTAGTGCTTCAAACCTATGATGAATTATTGAAGGGAAAGAGCGACCGTAGATGGCGCGTAGAACATGCGCAAGTAATAGATTCGGCAGATTTTAAATACTTCAGTAAAAATATTATTCCCTCTGTACAGCCAACTCACGCTACCAGCGATATGTATTGGGCAGAAGATAGACTTGGAGCCGATAGGATTAAAGGAGCATATGCCTTTAAAAAACTGCTAGATCAAGCAGGAATTGTTGCTCTGGGAACAGATTTTCCGGTGGAAGAAGTAAATCCGTTCTATACTTTTTATGCTGCTACTGCTAGAAAAGATCTCAAAAACTATCCAGAGGAGGGTTATAGAATGGAGCAAGCATTATCCAGGGAAGAAGCTTTAAAAGGAATGACTATTTGGGCGGCGTACTCTAATTTTGAGGAAGATGAAAAAGGCAGTATCGAAGCGGGTAAATTTGCCGATTTCATAATACTGGACAAAAATATCATGGAAGTTAAGGAAGGAGAAATCCCAAATATTAAAGTGTTACAAACCTTTGTTAATGGGGAGAAAGTATATTGA
- a CDS encoding tetratricopeptide repeat protein: MTRYSASLFVGFFLFFSSLFAQQSAINTNDLVKFNKALELYNNEQYLPAQTLFDEVKDEADDEKIISDSAYYIANAAVRLGQPGADKLMEDFVERYPTSTKRNTAFIDVADYYFQTGKYSYARKWYDKVDEKGMSRADKERYYFNNGYAYYASNNFEEAATYLNKVRDSKEYGAQAKYYLGYMAYEGDDYEQANELFEEVKGEDRYSENLSYFQSDMNFKLGNFEKAIALGLEQLPTANRGEISQLNKIIGESYFNLGKYEEAIPYLKEYKGLRGKWTNTDYYQLGYAYYKQGDYESAISEFNKIIDGDNSIAQNAYYHLAQSYLNLDKKQEALNAFKNASEMDFDAKLQEDAFLNYAKLSYEVGNSYMSPSEVIINYLNKYPNTAVKAEMETLLIDSFITSKNYEKAMELLETNKNFSDKGAYQKVAYFYGLELYENGDYRNASINFDKALKNKVNPEISAKSVFWKAESNFNLNRMQEALRGYQEFNSMSASAGLTEKDNLDYNIAYAYFKQKEYGKAIDFFNRYANNSEKDNARRNDAYTRLGDTYFVTSKYWPAMQAYSKAIDMNLGNTDYAAYQKAISYGFVDRNESKVEELSSFTNKYPRSSYRDDAMYELGNTYVAMNNTNKAIETYNKLIRDVPGSAFVPQAMLKQGLIYYNGDQANKALERFKKVVADYPNTPESLQAVTTARLIYIDLGKTDEYAAWVRNVDFVEVTDADLDNTTFEAAEKQYLNNNTAAAKTGLEKYLQTFPNGLNSLKGNFYLAQLYFRDDQKDKSISNYKFVVNKPRSEFSEQALARLSQIYLEKRNYQDALPLLQRLENEADFDQNVIYAQSNLMKSYYELKDYGKAVSYAEKVLKNSSIENNVKSDAQVIIARSAFSTGDENKAKNAYAEVLKIATGELAAEALYYDAYFKNKASNFKGSNESVQKLAKDYSGYKFYGAKGLVVMAKNFYALKDAYQATYILDNVIKNFKEYPDVVKEAQTELNKIKAMEAKTNASVDTRN, translated from the coding sequence ATGACACGATATTCCGCATCCCTTTTTGTTGGTTTCTTCCTATTTTTTTCTTCACTTTTTGCACAGCAATCTGCAATCAATACAAATGATCTGGTAAAGTTCAATAAAGCTTTAGAGCTTTATAACAATGAGCAGTATTTACCGGCTCAAACCTTGTTCGATGAGGTAAAGGATGAAGCCGACGATGAAAAAATTATTTCAGACAGTGCTTATTACATTGCAAATGCCGCAGTGAGGTTAGGTCAGCCTGGTGCAGATAAGTTAATGGAAGATTTTGTGGAGCGTTACCCAACTTCCACTAAACGAAATACCGCTTTTATAGATGTGGCCGATTATTACTTCCAAACAGGGAAGTATTCCTACGCCCGAAAGTGGTACGATAAGGTAGACGAAAAGGGGATGAGCCGTGCCGATAAGGAGCGGTATTATTTCAACAATGGGTATGCCTACTACGCTTCCAATAATTTTGAGGAAGCGGCCACCTATTTAAACAAAGTGCGCGATTCCAAGGAATATGGTGCACAGGCCAAATATTATTTGGGATATATGGCTTATGAAGGGGACGATTATGAGCAAGCAAATGAACTTTTTGAAGAAGTAAAGGGAGAAGACAGATATTCGGAAAACCTTTCCTATTTCCAAAGCGATATGAACTTTAAGCTTGGAAATTTTGAAAAAGCGATTGCTTTAGGATTGGAACAACTTCCAACAGCAAATAGAGGAGAGATTTCCCAGCTAAATAAAATTATAGGGGAAAGCTATTTTAACCTTGGAAAATATGAAGAAGCCATTCCATATCTAAAAGAATACAAAGGTTTACGCGGAAAATGGACAAATACCGATTATTATCAATTGGGGTATGCCTATTACAAGCAAGGGGATTATGAAAGCGCAATTTCTGAATTCAATAAAATTATTGATGGGGATAACAGCATCGCCCAAAATGCATATTACCACTTGGCTCAGTCGTATTTGAATTTAGATAAAAAACAGGAAGCATTAAATGCTTTTAAGAATGCAAGCGAAATGGATTTTGATGCCAAGCTGCAGGAAGATGCGTTTTTAAACTATGCAAAATTGAGTTATGAAGTTGGTAACAGTTATATGAGCCCTTCAGAAGTAATTATAAATTACTTGAATAAATATCCAAACACTGCTGTTAAGGCGGAAATGGAAACTTTGTTGATAGATTCTTTTATCACCTCCAAAAATTATGAGAAGGCGATGGAATTGTTGGAAACCAATAAGAACTTCAGCGACAAGGGAGCGTATCAAAAAGTGGCATATTTCTATGGGCTTGAATTATACGAAAATGGAGATTATAGAAATGCGAGCATCAATTTCGATAAAGCCTTAAAGAATAAAGTGAATCCAGAGATCTCTGCAAAATCGGTTTTTTGGAAAGCAGAAAGCAATTTCAACTTAAATAGGATGCAAGAAGCTTTAAGAGGATATCAGGAGTTTAACTCCATGAGTGCAAGTGCCGGCTTAACAGAAAAAGATAACTTGGATTATAATATTGCCTATGCATATTTCAAACAAAAAGAATATGGAAAGGCGATCGATTTCTTTAATAGGTACGCCAATAATTCTGAAAAAGATAATGCTAGGAGAAACGATGCCTACACAAGATTGGGAGACACCTATTTTGTGACCAGTAAATACTGGCCTGCAATGCAAGCTTATTCCAAAGCTATAGATATGAACCTTGGAAATACAGATTATGCTGCGTACCAAAAAGCCATTAGTTATGGTTTTGTAGATAGAAACGAGAGCAAGGTCGAAGAGCTAAGTAGTTTTACCAATAAATATCCGCGTTCTTCTTATAGGGACGATGCGATGTATGAGTTGGGGAACACCTATGTTGCCATGAACAATACAAACAAGGCAATAGAAACCTATAATAAATTGATTCGTGATGTTCCGGGAAGTGCTTTTGTCCCTCAGGCAATGTTAAAGCAAGGTCTTATTTATTATAATGGTGACCAGGCAAACAAAGCCTTGGAACGTTTCAAGAAAGTAGTTGCAGATTATCCAAATACGCCGGAATCTTTACAAGCAGTTACAACTGCGAGATTGATCTATATAGATCTTGGAAAAACCGATGAATATGCTGCATGGGTAAGAAATGTGGATTTTGTTGAAGTTACAGATGCCGATCTTGATAATACCACTTTTGAAGCTGCAGAAAAACAATACTTGAACAACAACACTGCTGCGGCGAAAACAGGATTGGAAAAATACCTGCAAACCTTTCCTAATGGGTTAAATTCTTTGAAGGGTAACTTCTATTTAGCACAGCTTTACTTTAGGGACGATCAAAAAGATAAATCTATTTCTAATTATAAGTTCGTGGTAAACAAGCCAAGAAGTGAGTTTTCTGAACAAGCCTTGGCGAGATTATCCCAGATCTACTTAGAAAAGAGGAATTACCAAGATGCGTTGCCATTATTGCAACGTTTGGAAAATGAAGCAGATTTCGATCAGAATGTGATCTACGCTCAATCGAATTTAATGAAATCTTACTATGAATTGAAAGATTATGGAAAAGCGGTTTCTTATGCTGAAAAAGTGCTTAAAAATTCTTCCATAGAAAACAATGTAAAGTCTGATGCACAAGTGATCATCGCAAGATCTGCCTTTAGCACCGGCGATGAGAATAAAGCGAAGAACGCTTATGCAGAAGTTCTTAAAATTGCTACCGGGGAATTAGCTGCAGAAGCACTTTATTATGATGCATATTTCAAAAATAAGGCCTCCAATTTTAAAGGATCCAACGAATCTGTTCAAAAATTGGCAAAGGATTATTCCGGTTATAAATTCTACGGGGCAAAAGGATTGGTGGTGATGGCCAAGAATTTCTATGCTCTAAAAGATGCGTACCAAGCCACCTATATTTTGGATAACGTGATCAAGAATTTTAAGGAATATCCAGATGTGGTGAAAGAAGCACAAACCGAATTGAATAAAATTAAGGCAATGGAAGCGAAGACCAATGCTTCTGTAGACACAAGAAATTAA
- the typA gene encoding translational GTPase TypA produces the protein MKATKNIAIIAHVDHGKTTLVDKIMYHCQLFRDNENTGDLILDNNDLERERGITITSKNVSVVYKDTKINIIDTPGHADFGGEVERVLNMADGVLLLVDAFEGPMPQTRFVLQKAIDLGLKPCVVINKVDKENCTPEEVHEKVFDLMFELGAEEWQLDFPTVYGSAKNNWMSDDWRNETDNIEPLLDMVLEHIESPKIEEGSTQMLITSLDFSSFTGRIAIGRLQRGKLKEGMQVSLVKRDGSIKKTRIKELHTFEGLGRRKIEEVEAGDICAIVGLEGFEIGDTVADLENPEGLKTIAIDEPTMSMLFTINDSPFFGQDGKFVTSRHIRERLAKELEKNLALKVEATDSADKFMVFGRGVLHLSVLIETMRREGYELQIGQPQVIIKEIDGVKCEPVEEMTIDLPETVSGKAVEMVSIRKGEMTSMEARGDRMTIQFMIPSRGIIGLRNNLLTATAGEAIMSHRFKEYQPLKGGIPERQNGSLVSMERGKAIPYSIDKLQDRGKFFVDPGEDIYEGQVIGENSRQDDMAVNITKTKKMSNVRSSGADDKAKIVPAIKFSLEEALEYIQKDEYVEVTPKHIRLRKIYLTENERKRNKIN, from the coding sequence ATGAAAGCTACTAAAAATATTGCGATTATCGCACACGTTGACCACGGTAAAACTACCTTGGTTGATAAAATCATGTACCATTGCCAACTTTTTCGTGATAACGAAAACACAGGTGATCTTATTCTAGACAACAATGATCTGGAAAGAGAACGTGGTATTACAATTACTTCTAAAAACGTTTCTGTAGTATACAAAGACACAAAAATCAATATTATTGATACTCCTGGTCACGCCGATTTTGGTGGAGAGGTAGAGCGGGTATTGAACATGGCAGATGGAGTTCTTCTATTGGTAGATGCTTTTGAAGGGCCAATGCCACAAACGAGATTTGTACTTCAGAAAGCAATTGACCTTGGTCTTAAGCCATGTGTGGTTATAAATAAAGTTGATAAAGAAAACTGTACTCCAGAAGAAGTTCATGAGAAAGTTTTCGACTTGATGTTCGAACTAGGTGCTGAAGAATGGCAACTGGATTTTCCAACGGTGTATGGTTCAGCTAAGAATAACTGGATGAGCGACGATTGGAGAAATGAAACAGATAATATCGAACCATTGTTGGATATGGTTTTGGAACATATTGAATCTCCAAAAATTGAAGAAGGATCCACTCAAATGTTGATCACTTCATTGGATTTTTCATCTTTTACAGGACGAATTGCAATTGGAAGATTACAAAGAGGAAAATTAAAAGAAGGAATGCAAGTTTCTTTGGTCAAGCGTGATGGAAGCATCAAAAAAACCAGAATCAAAGAACTTCATACTTTTGAAGGTTTAGGTAGAAGAAAGATTGAAGAAGTTGAGGCAGGAGATATTTGTGCGATTGTTGGTTTGGAAGGATTTGAAATTGGTGATACTGTTGCCGATCTTGAAAATCCAGAAGGATTAAAAACGATCGCAATAGATGAGCCTACGATGAGCATGCTATTTACGATCAACGATTCTCCTTTCTTCGGACAAGACGGTAAATTTGTAACCTCTAGACATATTAGAGAGCGTTTGGCCAAGGAACTAGAAAAGAACCTTGCGCTAAAAGTTGAAGCTACAGATAGCGCCGATAAATTTATGGTATTTGGTCGCGGGGTCCTTCACTTATCTGTTCTTATTGAAACAATGAGAAGGGAAGGTTACGAACTTCAAATTGGTCAGCCACAAGTTATCATCAAGGAAATTGATGGTGTTAAATGTGAGCCGGTTGAGGAAATGACGATAGATCTTCCAGAAACCGTTTCTGGAAAAGCTGTGGAAATGGTTTCTATTAGAAAAGGAGAGATGACGAGTATGGAAGCTAGAGGTGACCGTATGACTATCCAATTCATGATTCCATCTCGTGGAATTATTGGTTTAAGAAACAACTTGCTTACCGCTACTGCGGGGGAGGCTATTATGTCGCACCGATTTAAAGAATACCAACCTTTAAAAGGGGGAATTCCAGAACGTCAGAATGGATCTTTGGTTTCTATGGAAAGAGGAAAAGCGATTCCTTATTCTATAGATAAATTACAAGATAGAGGAAAGTTTTTTGTGGATCCGGGGGAAGATATTTACGAAGGTCAGGTTATTGGTGAGAATTCCCGTCAGGATGATATGGCGGTGAATATTACTAAGACAAAGAAAATGTCTAACGTACGTTCTTCTGGAGCAGATGATAAAGCGAAGATTGTTCCGGCAATAAAATTCTCATTGGAAGAAGCTTTGGAATATATTCAAAAAGATGAGTATGTTGAGGTAACGCCAAAACATATACGCTTACGTAAGATCTATCTTACCGAAAATGAGCGTAAGCGTAATAAAATAAACTAA
- a CDS encoding cell division ATP-binding protein FtsE, with product MSNIVLELKNAAIYQRESLILSEVDVTIYKGDFVYLIGKTGTGKSSFMKTLYRDLPLTEGEGSIVDYNLRTLKEKDIPFLRRKLGVVFQDFKLLNDRNVRENLNFVLKATGWKEKPAMEHRIDEVLDKVGMKTKGFKFPYQLSGGEQQRIAIARALLNDPELILADEPTGNLDPQTSVEVMEVLQEISKNGNTILMATHDYALLLKYPSKTLKCDGERVFEVVQKSL from the coding sequence ATGTCCAACATTGTCCTAGAATTAAAAAATGCAGCCATCTATCAACGGGAGAGTTTAATATTATCTGAAGTAGATGTAACCATCTACAAAGGGGATTTTGTGTATTTAATTGGAAAGACCGGAACAGGGAAAAGTAGCTTTATGAAGACACTTTATAGGGATCTTCCGCTTACCGAAGGAGAAGGGAGTATTGTAGATTATAATCTTAGAACGCTAAAGGAAAAGGACATTCCCTTCCTTAGAAGAAAATTAGGTGTGGTTTTTCAGGATTTTAAATTGCTGAATGACAGGAATGTTCGTGAAAACCTGAATTTTGTATTGAAGGCAACTGGTTGGAAAGAGAAACCCGCTATGGAGCACAGGATCGATGAAGTTTTGGATAAGGTAGGGATGAAGACTAAAGGTTTTAAATTTCCATATCAACTTTCCGGTGGGGAGCAACAGCGAATCGCCATTGCCCGTGCACTTTTAAATGATCCCGAACTTATACTTGCCGATGAACCTACCGGAAACCTGGATCCGCAAACTTCTGTGGAGGTTATGGAGGTGTTGCAGGAAATAAGCAAGAACGGAAATACCATTTTAATGGCTACCCATGATTATGCCTTATTACTGAAGTATCCTTCCAAAACATTGAAGTGTGATGGCGAACGGGTTTTTGAGGTGGTACAGAAATCACTTTAA